A stretch of the Uranotaenia lowii strain MFRU-FL chromosome 3, ASM2978415v1, whole genome shotgun sequence genome encodes the following:
- the LOC129757595 gene encoding uncharacterized protein LOC129757595: MATKWIWTTANGPHPPNMVPGGQDSDGCTIYVGRAHHSGDLLPAKVIPAKNAAYVAYGGGEHFVDGFEVLCQKELIWDNAHGGIIPPDAICGGNTADGEPLYVGRAYHEGSQTVGKVQSSHGCVYIPYGGAEVAVHSYEVLCER; the protein is encoded by the exons ATGG CAACCAAATGGATTTGGACCACCGCCAATGGCCCCCATCCCCCGAACATGGTCCCCGGAGGACAGGACAGCGACGGATGCACCATCTACGTTGGCCGGGCACATCATTCCGGTGATTTGCTGCCGGCCAAGGTGATTCCCGCGAAAAATGCCGCCTACGTGGCGTACGGGGGTGGAGAACATTTCGTGGACGGCTTCGAGGTGCTCTGCCAAAAGGAACTGATCTGGGATAATGCTCACGGAGGCATCATTCCTCCGGATGCCATCTGCGGAGGAAATACGGCCGACGGAGAGCCACTGTATGTGGGACGGGCTTACCATGAGGGATCCCAAACCGTGGGAAAGGTTCAGTCTTCCCATGGATGTGTCTACATACCGTACGGTGGTGCGGAAGTAGCTGTCCACTCGTACGAAGTGTTGTGTGAACGGTAA